In Streptomyces sclerotialus, one genomic interval encodes:
- a CDS encoding sensor histidine kinase, with the protein MSRTSGGSSGRRPWSLRTRLVVAAVALIAVVATVIGTVTTIVLHSYLRGQLDDQLQESAWRTQGPVARHDPMQQHSLDFVALPGQPIGTVGGRVTPDGGIEDGAKNNDSKSRVPAEHLDKLNGAQLQALEDVPRDGRPHTATLPGLGDYRVESTKDGQVVIGLPMTQVEDTVTTLILVEVCVTAAGLVAAGIAGASMVGLALRPLRRVAATATRVSELPLHQGEVALHERVPAAEADPRTEVGQVGAALNRMLGHVGSALAARQESETRVRQFVADASHELRTPLASIRGYAELTRRGREQPGPDTRHALGRIESEATRMTGLVEDLLLLARLDAGRPLSYASTDLSPLVVDAVSDARAAGPGHRWRLELPDSPALVRADAARLQQVLVNLLANARTHTPEGTTVTARVARHGPSVLLEIADDGPGIPAATLPHVFERFARGDASRSRAAGSTGLGLAIVRAVVAAHGGDVGVDSAPGRTVFTVRLPAETPGAEPAVAQDTGPAEDSQAGHRLTTRW; encoded by the coding sequence ATGTCCCGTACCTCCGGCGGCAGTTCCGGCCGGCGCCCGTGGTCCCTGCGTACCCGGCTGGTGGTGGCAGCGGTCGCGCTGATCGCCGTGGTCGCGACCGTCATCGGCACGGTCACCACCATCGTGCTCCACTCCTACCTGCGGGGACAGCTGGACGACCAGCTGCAGGAGTCCGCCTGGCGCACCCAGGGCCCGGTCGCGAGGCACGACCCGATGCAGCAGCACAGCCTGGACTTCGTCGCCCTGCCGGGCCAGCCGATCGGCACCGTCGGCGGCCGGGTCACACCCGACGGCGGGATCGAGGACGGCGCGAAGAACAACGACTCCAAGAGCCGCGTGCCCGCCGAGCATCTCGACAAGCTGAACGGCGCGCAGCTCCAGGCGCTGGAGGACGTCCCCCGGGACGGCCGGCCGCACACCGCTACCCTGCCCGGCCTGGGCGACTACCGCGTCGAGTCCACCAAGGACGGCCAGGTGGTCATCGGCCTCCCGATGACCCAGGTCGAGGACACGGTCACCACGCTCATCCTGGTCGAGGTGTGTGTGACGGCCGCCGGGCTGGTCGCGGCGGGCATCGCGGGCGCCTCGATGGTCGGCCTCGCGCTGCGCCCGCTGCGCCGAGTCGCCGCCACCGCCACCCGGGTCTCCGAACTCCCCCTGCACCAGGGCGAGGTGGCGCTGCACGAGCGGGTGCCGGCCGCCGAGGCCGATCCGCGTACCGAGGTCGGCCAGGTCGGCGCGGCGCTCAACCGCATGCTGGGGCACGTCGGTTCGGCACTGGCCGCACGGCAGGAGAGCGAGACACGGGTACGCCAGTTCGTCGCCGACGCCAGCCACGAGCTGCGTACGCCGCTCGCCTCGATCCGCGGCTACGCCGAGCTGACCCGGCGCGGCCGCGAGCAGCCGGGCCCCGACACCCGGCACGCGCTGGGCCGCATCGAGTCCGAGGCGACCCGGATGACCGGGCTGGTGGAGGACCTGCTGCTGCTCGCGCGGCTGGACGCGGGACGCCCGCTGTCGTACGCGAGCACGGACCTGTCACCGCTGGTCGTGGACGCGGTCAGCGACGCACGCGCGGCCGGCCCGGGACACCGCTGGCGGCTCGAACTCCCCGACTCCCCGGCACTGGTACGGGCCGACGCGGCCCGCCTGCAACAGGTGCTGGTGAACCTCCTCGCCAACGCCCGTACGCACACGCCGGAGGGCACGACGGTCACCGCGAGGGTGGCCCGGCACGGCCCGTCCGTCCTGCTGGAGATCGCGGACGACGGGCCCGGCATCCCGGCGGCGACGCTGCCGCACGTCTTCGAGCGGTTCGCGCGGGGCGACGCCTCGCGGTCGCGGGCCGCCGGGAGCACGGGCCTGGGCCTGGCGATCGTGCGTGCCGTGGTGGCCGCGCACGGCGGCGACGTGGGCGTGGACAGCGCCCCGGGCCGGACCGTCTTCACGGTCCGGCTGCCTGCCGAAACACCTGGTGCGGAGCCTGCCGTGGCCCAGGACACGGGCCCCGCCGAGGACTCACAGGCAGGGCACAGGCTCACCACACGGTGGTGA
- a CDS encoding response regulator transcription factor: MTATAGSPPSVKKQPELLRPDGSPVRVLVVDDEASLTDLLSMALRYEGWDIRSAGDGASALRAAREWRPDAVLLDVMLPDMDGLTVLGRLRRDLPDVPVLFLTAKDAVEDRIAGLTAGGDDYVTKPFSLEEVVARLRGLLRRAGAAALRSESVLTVGDLVLDEDSHEVSRGGVDIHLTATEFELLRYLMRNPRRVLSKTQILDRVWSYDFGGQANVVELYISYLRRKIDAGRSPMIHTRRGAGYLIKPGE; the protein is encoded by the coding sequence ATGACTGCCACTGCCGGATCGCCGCCCTCCGTGAAGAAGCAACCGGAACTGCTGCGCCCCGACGGGAGCCCGGTGCGCGTGCTCGTCGTCGACGACGAGGCGTCGCTCACCGACCTGCTCTCGATGGCGCTGCGGTACGAGGGATGGGACATCCGTTCCGCCGGGGACGGCGCGAGCGCGCTGCGGGCCGCGCGCGAGTGGCGGCCGGACGCGGTGCTCCTGGACGTCATGCTGCCCGACATGGACGGCCTGACCGTACTGGGCCGGCTCCGCCGCGACCTGCCCGACGTGCCGGTTCTCTTCCTCACGGCCAAGGACGCCGTGGAGGACCGCATCGCCGGGCTGACCGCGGGCGGCGACGACTACGTCACCAAGCCGTTCAGCCTGGAGGAGGTGGTCGCCCGGCTGCGCGGACTGCTGCGCCGGGCCGGTGCCGCGGCCCTCCGGTCGGAGTCGGTGCTCACGGTGGGCGACCTGGTACTGGACGAGGACAGTCACGAGGTCTCGCGCGGCGGGGTGGACATCCACCTCACGGCGACCGAGTTCGAGCTGCTGCGGTACCTGATGCGCAATCCGCGCCGGGTGCTCAGCAAGACCCAGATCCTGGACCGGGTGTGGAGCTACGACTTCGGCGGCCAGGCCAACGTCGTCGAGCTCTACATCTCCTACCTCCGCCGGAAGATCGACGCGGGCCGCAGCCCGATGATCCACACCCGGCGCGGCGCGGGGTACCTCATCAAGCCGGGCGAGTAG
- a CDS encoding MFS transporter, which yields MSSVASAAATAESPPRHPARWIILGVICLAQLTVVLDNTVLNVAVPSLNKELGATTADIQWMINAYSLVQSGLLLTAGNAADRYGRKKMLAAGLVLFGLGSVCAGFAQSAGQLIAARAGMGIGGALLLTTTLAVVVQIFDDEERPKAIGIWGAVNSLGFAAGPLLGGSLLNHFWWGSIFLINLPVAVLGLIAVLKLVPESKNPSGDRPDLPGALLSMIGMVCVVFAIISGPDHGWLSARVLGSAVIGVLALAAFARWELHTPHPMLDMHFFRDRKFVGAVAGGILVAFGMGGSIFLLTQHLQLVLGYEPLEAGLRTAPLALTAVVLNFSGIAGKLMVRMGTPRTIAVGMTLLAGGLAAVSLLGAHSYSGMLAGLIVMGIGVALSMPAMANAIMSAIPPAKAGVGAGVNGTLMECGQGLGVAVLGAVLNSRFTALLPAVAAGAGSLPAALAAARTDADRAVVRDAFASGIQTSQLVGAVAVFAGGVVAGVLLGRAERAERAAAQQPMTPDATAAPVAGEAAVPAPGAAPETGGRAGRPRAEAE from the coding sequence ATGTCCTCCGTGGCCTCCGCTGCCGCCACCGCCGAGAGCCCGCCGCGCCATCCCGCGCGCTGGATCATCCTCGGCGTCATCTGCCTCGCCCAGCTCACCGTCGTCCTCGACAACACCGTCCTCAACGTCGCCGTCCCCTCCCTCAACAAGGAACTGGGCGCGACCACCGCCGACATCCAGTGGATGATCAACGCCTATTCGCTGGTCCAGTCCGGCCTGCTGCTCACGGCGGGCAACGCCGCCGACCGCTACGGCCGCAAGAAGATGCTCGCCGCAGGCCTGGTGCTCTTCGGCCTCGGCTCGGTCTGCGCGGGCTTCGCGCAGTCCGCGGGCCAGCTGATCGCCGCCCGGGCCGGCATGGGCATCGGCGGCGCGCTGCTGCTGACCACCACCCTCGCCGTCGTCGTCCAGATCTTCGACGACGAGGAGCGGCCCAAGGCGATCGGCATCTGGGGCGCGGTCAACTCCCTCGGCTTCGCCGCCGGGCCGCTCCTCGGCGGCTCGCTGCTGAACCACTTCTGGTGGGGCTCAATCTTCCTGATCAACCTCCCGGTCGCGGTGCTCGGCCTGATCGCCGTGCTGAAGCTGGTACCGGAGTCCAAGAACCCCTCCGGTGACCGCCCCGACCTGCCCGGCGCCCTGCTGTCCATGATCGGCATGGTCTGCGTGGTCTTCGCGATCATCTCCGGGCCCGACCACGGCTGGCTCTCCGCCCGCGTACTGGGCTCCGCCGTCATCGGCGTCCTCGCGCTCGCCGCCTTCGCCCGCTGGGAACTGCACACCCCGCACCCCATGCTGGACATGCACTTCTTCCGCGACCGCAAGTTCGTCGGCGCCGTCGCGGGCGGCATCCTCGTCGCGTTCGGCATGGGCGGCTCGATCTTCCTGCTCACCCAGCACCTCCAGCTGGTACTCGGGTACGAGCCGCTGGAGGCCGGGCTGCGTACCGCGCCGCTCGCCCTGACCGCCGTCGTCCTGAACTTCTCCGGCATCGCCGGGAAGCTGATGGTCAGGATGGGGACGCCGCGCACCATAGCCGTCGGCATGACGCTGCTCGCGGGCGGTCTCGCGGCCGTCTCGCTGCTGGGCGCCCACTCCTACTCCGGCATGCTCGCCGGACTGATCGTCATGGGCATCGGCGTCGCGCTCTCGATGCCCGCCATGGCCAACGCCATCATGTCCGCGATCCCGCCCGCCAAGGCGGGCGTCGGCGCCGGCGTCAACGGCACGCTCATGGAGTGCGGCCAGGGGCTGGGCGTCGCCGTGCTCGGCGCGGTCCTCAACTCCCGCTTCACCGCGCTGCTCCCGGCGGTCGCGGCCGGTGCGGGCTCGCTGCCCGCCGCCCTTGCGGCAGCCCGTACGGATGCCGACCGCGCCGTCGTCCGCGACGCCTTCGCATCCGGCATCCAGACCAGCCAACTGGTCGGCGCCGTGGCCGTGTTCGCGGGCGGTGTGGTCGCCGGCGTCCTGCTCGGCCGTGCCGAGCGCGCCGAACGGGCCGCCGCGCAGCAGCCCATGACGCCGGACGCCACTGCCGCCCCGGTGGCCGGAGAGGCCGCGGTACCGGCTCCGGGTGCCGCGCCGGAGACCGGCGGACGCGCGGGGCGCCCCCGTGCCGAAGCGGAATAG
- a CDS encoding glycosyltransferase family 39 protein: MTASSLYEAPRTDAPHEPRTDQARRGDPRWARPGLLLLLAVAAVLHLWDLGASGYANSFYSAAVQAGSESWKAFFFGSSDAANAITVDKPPAALWPMALSVKLFGLGAWQILVPEALMGVATVGVLYAAVRRRFGAGAGLLAGGALAVTPVAALMFRFNNPDALLCLLMVCAIACVLRALEDARTKWLVLAGLCFGFAFLVKTLQAWLILPPLALVYLPCAPTTVRRRIGQTLLAGLALVVSAGWWVAIVELWPASSRPYIGGSQNNSFLELTFGYNGLGRINGNETGSVGGGGGPGGGGGWGATGIGRLFSSDMGGQISWLLPAAFLLLIAGLVVLGKARRATDDLAAQQRNAFWVWGGALLMTFATFSFMSGIFHQYYNIALAPYIAALVGMGAAVLWQRRHARPAGAATSVLALTAAVTAVWSYVLLDRSPAWLPWLRWTVLIGGLFAAVALAVFGRGTSGAGRRLAVGAAGLGLVTSLAGPVAYTLNTVTTPHTGSIITAGPSVSGGMGGPGGGRPGGGKGGPPGMPGGQGNAKAGPGGRQPGGQQPGGMKPFPGGANQRPGPGGAGGAERGRMQGGGGMGGLLNGAQVSAEVEARLLADADEYTWVAASVGSQNAASYQLATEKPVMAVGGFNGSDPSPTLAQFEQYVKEGKIHYFLGGGMGGPGGNSGTSSKITSWVEKNYEKVTVGSTTLYDLTSPKK, translated from the coding sequence ATGACCGCCTCATCCCTGTACGAGGCTCCGCGGACGGACGCGCCGCACGAGCCGCGTACCGACCAGGCCAGACGTGGCGACCCGCGCTGGGCCCGGCCCGGGCTGCTGCTCCTGCTGGCGGTCGCCGCCGTGCTCCACCTGTGGGACCTGGGCGCCTCCGGGTACGCCAACTCCTTCTACTCGGCGGCCGTCCAGGCCGGCAGCGAGAGCTGGAAGGCGTTCTTCTTCGGCTCCTCGGACGCCGCGAACGCCATCACCGTGGACAAGCCGCCGGCCGCGCTGTGGCCGATGGCCCTGTCGGTGAAGCTCTTCGGCCTCGGCGCCTGGCAGATCCTGGTGCCCGAGGCGCTGATGGGCGTCGCGACGGTCGGCGTGCTGTACGCGGCCGTACGCCGCCGCTTCGGCGCGGGCGCCGGGCTCCTCGCGGGCGGCGCGCTGGCGGTCACCCCGGTCGCCGCGCTGATGTTCCGCTTCAACAACCCCGACGCGCTGCTGTGCCTGCTGATGGTCTGCGCGATCGCCTGCGTGCTGCGCGCCCTGGAGGACGCGCGCACCAAGTGGCTGGTGCTGGCCGGGCTCTGCTTCGGCTTCGCCTTCCTCGTCAAGACGCTCCAGGCCTGGCTGATCCTGCCGCCGCTGGCGCTGGTGTACCTGCCCTGCGCGCCCACGACCGTCCGCAGGCGGATCGGCCAGACACTGCTGGCCGGGCTCGCGCTGGTCGTCTCCGCCGGCTGGTGGGTGGCGATCGTCGAGCTGTGGCCGGCGTCCTCCCGCCCGTACATCGGCGGCTCGCAGAACAACAGCTTCCTGGAGCTGACCTTCGGCTACAACGGCCTGGGCCGGATCAACGGCAACGAGACCGGCAGCGTCGGCGGTGGCGGCGGCCCCGGTGGCGGTGGCGGCTGGGGTGCGACCGGCATCGGCCGGCTCTTCTCCTCCGACATGGGCGGCCAGATCTCCTGGCTGCTGCCCGCGGCGTTCCTGCTGCTGATCGCCGGGCTGGTCGTGCTGGGGAAGGCCCGTCGCGCGACGGACGACCTGGCCGCGCAGCAGCGGAACGCGTTCTGGGTCTGGGGCGGCGCCCTGCTGATGACCTTCGCGACCTTCAGCTTCATGTCCGGGATCTTCCACCAGTACTACAACATCGCCCTGGCTCCGTACATCGCGGCGCTGGTGGGCATGGGCGCCGCGGTGCTGTGGCAGCGGCGGCACGCCCGGCCTGCCGGGGCCGCCACGTCGGTGCTCGCGCTGACGGCCGCGGTCACGGCGGTCTGGTCGTACGTCCTGCTCGACCGGTCGCCGGCCTGGCTGCCGTGGCTGCGCTGGACCGTCCTGATCGGCGGGCTGTTCGCGGCGGTGGCGCTGGCGGTCTTCGGCCGCGGGACGTCCGGCGCCGGCCGGCGGCTGGCGGTGGGCGCCGCGGGGCTGGGCCTCGTGACGTCGCTGGCCGGGCCGGTCGCGTACACGCTGAACACGGTGACGACCCCGCACACCGGCTCGATCATCACGGCCGGCCCGTCGGTCTCGGGCGGCATGGGCGGCCCGGGCGGCGGCCGCCCCGGCGGTGGCAAGGGCGGGCCTCCGGGGATGCCGGGCGGACAGGGCAACGCCAAGGCCGGGCCCGGCGGCCGGCAACCTGGTGGGCAGCAGCCCGGTGGCATGAAGCCGTTCCCCGGTGGCGCGAACCAGCGGCCCGGCCCCGGCGGCGCGGGCGGCGCCGAGCGCGGCCGCATGCAAGGCGGTGGCGGCATGGGCGGCCTGCTCAACGGCGCCCAGGTCAGCGCGGAGGTGGAGGCGAGGCTGCTGGCCGACGCCGACGAGTACACCTGGGTCGCCGCTTCCGTCGGCTCGCAGAACGCGGCGAGCTACCAGCTGGCGACCGAGAAGCCGGTCATGGCCGTCGGCGGGTTCAACGGCAGCGACCCGTCCCCGACGCTCGCGCAGTTCGAGCAGTACGTGAAGGAAGGGAAGATTCACTACTTCCTGGGCGGTGGCATGGGCGGCCCGGGCGGCAACTCCGGCACCTCCTCGAAGATCACCTCGTGGGTCGAGAAGAACTACGAGAAGGTCACCGTCGGCAGTACCACGCTGTACGACCTGACCAGCCCGAAGAAGTAA
- a CDS encoding DUF2797 domain-containing protein: MWRCTGPRWSGGVFGLGWYHPERGEERRSALPAGKPLAFAVEGERRCLGVRRAGRWILCPHAAVLDGAGARDQCADCARLDRSRSVAADTMADDPRPYGVYLAYFGPGLLKVGITAAERGAARLLEQGAVGYSWLGRGPLMAARRAEALLGSALAVRDRFGKAEKRAARRALPPAAERAAALAALHEEARSLPGWPEALRAAPYAYVDHSEVFGLDRIPAEPGAAGEVRALRAGEEIVGQVVAAAGADLYLGQEGQGGEAVPVVVVDARLLSGRVLRAAAGKVTTADVVRAGSAADEGRQEGLF, translated from the coding sequence ATGTGGCGGTGCACGGGACCGCGGTGGTCGGGCGGTGTCTTCGGGCTCGGCTGGTACCACCCGGAGCGGGGCGAGGAGCGGCGGAGCGCGCTGCCCGCCGGGAAGCCGCTGGCGTTCGCCGTCGAGGGCGAGCGGCGCTGTCTGGGTGTGCGGCGGGCCGGGCGGTGGATCCTCTGTCCGCACGCGGCGGTGCTCGACGGGGCGGGCGCGCGCGACCAGTGCGCCGACTGCGCGCGGCTGGACCGTTCCCGGTCGGTGGCCGCCGACACGATGGCGGACGACCCGCGCCCGTACGGCGTCTACCTGGCGTACTTCGGGCCCGGCCTGCTGAAGGTGGGGATCACCGCTGCCGAACGGGGCGCGGCGCGGCTGCTGGAGCAGGGCGCGGTCGGGTACTCCTGGCTGGGGCGCGGGCCGCTGATGGCGGCGCGCCGGGCGGAGGCGCTGCTGGGGAGCGCGCTGGCGGTGCGGGACCGGTTCGGGAAGGCGGAGAAGCGGGCGGCTCGGCGGGCGCTGCCGCCGGCCGCCGAGCGGGCCGCCGCGCTGGCCGCGCTGCACGAGGAGGCCCGGTCGCTGCCGGGCTGGCCGGAGGCGTTGCGGGCCGCGCCGTACGCGTACGTGGACCACTCCGAGGTGTTCGGGCTGGACCGCATTCCGGCGGAGCCGGGGGCCGCGGGGGAGGTCCGTGCGCTGCGGGCGGGGGAGGAGATCGTGGGCCAGGTCGTGGCGGCGGCGGGCGCCGACCTGTATCTGGGGCAGGAGGGGCAGGGCGGGGAAGCGGTGCCGGTGGTGGTCGTGGACGCCCGGCTGCTGTCCGGACGGGTGCTGCGGGCTGCGGCCGGGAAGGTGACGACGGCGGACGTGGTCCGGGCGGGGAGCGCCGCGGACGAGGGACGGCAGGAGGGGTTGTTCTGA
- a CDS encoding glycosyltransferase, with translation MTTTQPAPGFTPAPGHSQAPAPGPVPAPVPLGSLPPREHLRPGRTTTVLDVVIPVYNEERDLEPCVRRLHDYLTRTFPYGFRITIADNASTDATPEVSARLDDEISEVTAVRLEQKGRGRALRTVWSMSSAPVLAYMDVDLSTDLNALLPLVAPLISGHSDLAIGSRLARSSRVVRGPKREFISRSYNLILRGSLAARFSDAQCGFKAIRGDVAQRLLPMVEDTGWFFDTEMLVLAERAGLRIHEVPVDWVDDPDSTVHIVKTATDDLKGVWRVGRALATGALPLDRLARPFGDDPRDRQLTGVPGGLARQLVGFCVVGALSTVAYLLLYSLFRLGVGPQAANALALLVSAFGNTAANRRLTFGVRGRDRAVRHQAQGLVVFAIGLALTSGSLAALNAASGTPSHGTELAVLIAANLAATVLRFLLFRAWVFPGTTTPAHDAGTESGSSR, from the coding sequence ATGACGACGACACAGCCGGCCCCGGGCTTCACTCCGGCCCCGGGCCACTCCCAGGCCCCCGCCCCAGGACCCGTACCGGCCCCCGTCCCGCTGGGCTCCCTGCCGCCGCGCGAGCACCTGCGCCCCGGCCGGACCACGACCGTCCTGGACGTCGTGATCCCGGTCTACAACGAGGAGCGCGACCTCGAACCGTGCGTACGGCGGCTCCACGACTACCTGACCCGCACGTTCCCGTACGGCTTCCGGATCACCATCGCGGACAACGCGAGCACCGACGCGACGCCGGAGGTCTCGGCCCGGCTCGACGACGAGATCTCCGAGGTCACGGCGGTACGGCTGGAACAGAAGGGGCGCGGCCGGGCGCTGCGTACCGTCTGGTCGATGTCCAGCGCGCCGGTGCTCGCGTACATGGACGTGGACCTGTCCACCGACCTGAACGCGCTGCTGCCGCTGGTGGCGCCGCTGATCTCCGGCCACTCCGACCTCGCCATCGGCTCCCGGCTGGCCCGCAGTTCGCGGGTGGTGCGCGGGCCCAAGCGGGAGTTCATCTCACGCAGCTACAACCTGATCCTGCGCGGCTCGCTGGCCGCCCGGTTCAGCGACGCACAGTGCGGGTTCAAGGCGATCCGCGGCGACGTGGCGCAGCGGCTGCTGCCGATGGTCGAGGACACCGGCTGGTTCTTCGACACGGAGATGCTGGTCCTCGCCGAGCGGGCCGGGCTGCGCATCCACGAGGTGCCGGTGGACTGGGTGGACGACCCGGACAGCACCGTGCACATCGTGAAGACCGCGACCGACGACCTCAAGGGCGTGTGGCGGGTGGGGCGCGCGCTGGCCACCGGAGCGCTGCCGCTGGACCGGCTGGCCCGGCCCTTCGGCGACGACCCGCGCGACCGGCAGCTGACCGGCGTACCGGGCGGGCTCGCCCGCCAGCTGGTCGGCTTCTGCGTCGTCGGCGCGCTCAGCACCGTCGCGTACCTCCTGCTGTACTCGCTCTTCCGGCTCGGCGTCGGGCCGCAGGCCGCCAACGCGCTGGCCCTGCTGGTCTCCGCGTTCGGCAACACCGCCGCCAACCGGCGGCTCACCTTCGGCGTGCGGGGCCGCGACCGCGCGGTCCGCCACCAGGCGCAGGGCCTGGTCGTCTTCGCCATCGGCCTCGCGCTGACCAGCGGCTCACTGGCGGCCCTGAACGCCGCGTCCGGCACCCCCTCGCACGGCACCGAGCTGGCCGTGCTGATCGCCGCGAACCTCGCGGCGACCGTCCTCCGCTTCCTCCTCTTCCGCGCCTGGGTCTTCCCGGGCACCACCACGCCCGCGCACGACGCCGGCACCGAATCCGGGAGCTCCCGATGA